ACCGGTGATCGGATGATCGGCGGGCAGTCGTCGACTGCCCAGTTGTCGGGGCACAGGGCTAGTGGTCTCGAATCCGGAGAGGACACGGTCCGAAACTCGAGACGCAATTCGACGTAGGAGCTATAGGGAAATATACGTAGTGTAAGGTGAAAAACCGGTTTTAGCTAGCCAAATCTGGCCCGTCGCCGGCTCTCGAACGCACCAGTACGAAGCCTCGAGACGCCGCGACACGTCGAAACGGTTTTGCACGGTGATGCTGTAGGCCTCGCGTATGCTGGACCTCATTCCCGACGATCCCGTCATCATCGCGGTCGTCCTGATCCTGCTGTCGCTGATCTTCTTCTCGTACCTGCTACTGCGACGGACGGTCCTCGAGTTCCGCGATGGGATGCGAGGGCGCTAAACGGCTTCCTCGACCCGCTCGAGCGCCGTTTCGACGTCGTCTCTCGAGATATTGCGGTGTGTACAGAACCGAACCGTCGTCGGACCGAACTGCGTCGCCAGCACGTCTTCTTCCTGCAACCGCTCGAGAACGGCCTCCGTCTCCAGCCCCGTCTCCGAGACGTCCGCGAGCACGATGTTCGTCTCCGGCGGCTGAACGTCGAAGCCGTCGACGTCGTCGAGACCCTCTGCGAGCAGCTCTGCGTGCTCGTGATCGTCCTCGAGGTCGTCGACGTTTTCGAGTGCCTCGAGTCCGGGCGCGGCGATGATGCCTGCCTGTCGGAGTCCGCCACCGAAGAGTTTGCGGACGCGCTGGGCCTCCTCGATGAATTCCTCGCTGCCGGCAAGCATCGACCCGATCGGTGCGCCGAGGCCCTTCGAGAGACAGAACATCACCGAGTCGACCGGCTCCGTGATCTCGGTGACCGGCACGTCGAGTGCCGTCGCAGCGTTGAACACCCGTGCGCCGTCGAGGTGGACCGGCACGTCGCGGTCGTGTGCAGCGTCGGCCGCTGCAGCGATCTTCTCCGGTTCGATCGCGAGGCCGCCGCGGGCATTGTGCGTGTTCTCGAGACAGAGCAGGCCGGTTCCGGGCCGGTGCAGGTCCTCCTCGACGTAGCCCTCGACGACCTGCTCCGGCGAGAGGACGCCGCGCTCGGCGTCGACCATCCGGATCTGCAGGTTCGAGTGATCCGCGAACCCGCCGAGTTCGTACTTCACGACGTGGCTCTTCTCGTCGGCCAGCACCTCCTGACCGCGCTCGGTGTGGACGCGAGCCGCGATCTGGTTACCCATCGTCCCGCTGGGAACGTAGAGGGCGGCTTCCATACCGACCATCTCGGCCGCTCGCTCCTCGAGTTCGTTGACGGTCGGATCCTCGCCGTAGACGTCGTCGCCGACATCAGCGGCGTGTGCTGCATCGCGCATCTCGTCGTCGGGCTTCGTGACGGTATCCGAACGGAGATCGATCATTGCCGAACCCTCGAGTCGGCGGCGTCCTAACGCTGTCGAACCGGACGCTACGTGTCGTTCGGTCACAGACGA
This portion of the Natronobacterium texcoconense genome encodes:
- a CDS encoding DUF7859 family protein, coding for MLDLIPDDPVIIAVVLILLSLIFFSYLLLRRTVLEFRDGMRGR
- a CDS encoding threonine aldolase family protein — translated: MIDLRSDTVTKPDDEMRDAAHAADVGDDVYGEDPTVNELEERAAEMVGMEAALYVPSGTMGNQIAARVHTERGQEVLADEKSHVVKYELGGFADHSNLQIRMVDAERGVLSPEQVVEGYVEEDLHRPGTGLLCLENTHNARGGLAIEPEKIAAAADAAHDRDVPVHLDGARVFNAATALDVPVTEITEPVDSVMFCLSKGLGAPIGSMLAGSEEFIEEAQRVRKLFGGGLRQAGIIAAPGLEALENVDDLEDDHEHAELLAEGLDDVDGFDVQPPETNIVLADVSETGLETEAVLERLQEEDVLATQFGPTTVRFCTHRNISRDDVETALERVEEAV